The sequence TATTCAAAGGAATGTCTGGAATTTTTTCAACAACATGAAGTGCCAATAAACTATGTTTTAGTTACTTCATTTATATACTATTATAACCAGGTCATGATAGCAGAACTATTTTAAGAATTTCAATGTATAGTGGTATTTATAAACTAGAGATTGCAACAGATCAACAGACTTTGGGGGAAGCAGGGCCTGACATTTCATTAtggtatttctttctttctttctttctttctttctttctttctttctttctttctttctttctttcaataaaatattaatgaaaGGAGAAATTAAAACATAAAAGGGACTAACCTTAATTACTTGACTATCTGATTTATCTGGatcttctgcagactgaacaatGAGTTGACCAATTTCTTTGTGCAATTTTCCCATTGTCATTGCCTCTGGGGAGTAGAGAAAAATACATCATGCATTCATTCTGATCATCTaacccagtgcttctcaaagccggtccgccacttgttcagggaaagcccctggcgggctgggccagtttgtttacctaccgcatccacaggtttggccgatcgcggctcccaatgtccgcggttcgccgtcccaggccaatgggggctgcgggaagcggcgcgggccaagggatgtgctggccacccttcccgcagcccccattggcctggagcggtgaaccacggccagtgggagccgcgatcggccgaacctgcgcacgcggcaggtaaacaaaccggcccggaccgccaggggctttccctgaacaagcggcggcccgactttgagaagcactgatctaacCCATCTAGAACATAATATTTTGCAAGTATAGCACCCTTCATCCAAAAACAGTAGTAGCAGGTCACTAGCATTTGTAAGAATGGCACCTCTCACCTTTACTCATATGCTCTCTTTAATGGAGCTTCCTGAAAATATTTATGTAGGAGGAAGAATAATAGGACTGCCTACAAGAACTTTTCACAAAAATGTACTTTGAACTTTATCGTATTTTCATGTATTCCCATCACATCTTCTTTATTGCTTTTGCTGGGATAAAATTAATATGCAGAGGTACAATTAGACAAAATACTGTAGATCCTACAATGGCATTACAGATAAGTTTACTGCTAGTTTCCAGAAAGTATGCTGAAGTTTTTATATAAAGAACTATAAAGTAAAGATAAATCAAGGTTAACCAAGATCAGGCTTTTTTCtttatactttaaaaataagatttattttaaagaatgaatattttaaagaatTGTTATGAATTTTTAGTAGTGAAATGTGCAAATGCATTTAAGTGACAAACTAACATCTGGTAAATTGATGGCAAGCCAAATTATGAGTTCTCCTCATGACCTTTATCTGTCGTTTGACATCCATAGACGAATTAAGCATTTTTAATAAAACCAAGTTAAGATTTCCTACTGCTCTAAAGGTTTTATCCTCCATGCATTGAGAGTTTTGCAGGCAGCATTTGCCCTTGATCATTGGTAGGAGATACAAAACCCAAAGTTCAGTGGGTATGAAAATGGGAATAGTCATTTATAAGGGTTTAGTTCTGGGCTGGATTCATAACCCACCCATGGTTTAGAATGTAACtttatgaaaatataaaatgtttCAGTCACATGTTTTAAATTAAGACTTGTGTATTATACACAAGACCACCCTTCTCCAATTCCATTATTTAGGCATTTACACATGATGACATTATGGCCCAGATTCACCAAAGAtcttccaggctcccagctgaGAAGGACTATGAAAGCTCTAAAATAATTGCTCTCTCATAACTAGCCTGGAAACAGGATGAATATTTTGTTGAATCTGGCTCTATGTTCAGAGTTACAAAGCAAATACCACCACCTCtcgccaaaacaaaacaaaaacaaatgctgCCAACCAACCTTTCGCTTGCTGGGAAATGGTAATTTCACTGTCTGCCAAATTCACATACACATCATATAGATCCGGTCTATTGCTCACTTTGGAGTCTATAAATCCAGCAATGTAACCTAGGTGGTAGAGATTTACCAAGACAAATTCTGattaaaaactgaaaaccaaaagagATGTAGTGTAAActaaaatctgtttaaaattaaGGACTTGATCCAGcacccattgaagttaattgaCTTCTTTGGGCATTTGAATAAGCACCTAGTGTATTTTTTGACTTCCGGAGTTTAAAATTAAGAACAAAACACTATACGTAGTAAGGAAGATTATGTTTTCAGTTTCAAAGCTTTCTTGCTactcaaaatattaaaaaaaaatcaaaacgtgACTGTGTGTTCACTTTCCAAAGGTGAAATACACTAAGGTCTATAGCAGCGGTCACTATCCTGCAGACTCTCCCAGTCAATCGCAATTTCCGGCTGCTGTGGTGTAGCAgggctgccgctaaggcaggcttcctgcctgttacagccccacgctgctcccagaagcagccagcatgccaCCACAGccgagggaagggagcaggggtctccacgtgctgcttGTGCCTGCAAACCCTGCCCCCATATCTCCCaatggctgggaatggggagctgtggccaatgggagctgcgggggcagcgtcTGCAGAGAGGAGCAGCACGCGGAGTCATGTTCCCCTCCcaaggggccgcagggacgtgttggccccttctgggagcggcgtggcCACGTGGTGCACTACTGGCTGGCAGGGTGAGCGGGATTGGCCTGGCTTGTGATGGGGAGGAGGTGCCGATGTGCCtgagtggggccggggcaggcagggagtctaccttagccccgctgtgccgccaaccgggagccacctgagctaaatgcaccccaacccccagccctgagccccctccagcactccaTACCCCCTCATTCACTCCaagcctctgccccaggctcagcccggagccccctcccacactctgaacccctcagccccagcccagagcccgcaccccctcctgaactccaaccccctgccccagcccggtgagagtgagtgagggtggggggagagcgagtgacggcaggggaagagggaggagacggagtgagcagggcggggctTCGGGGAAGATCCTGGGTTGAACTTAAATTCGGAAAGTGATTTTGTGCCTaaaaaggtgggagatcactggtCTATACACTAAGAGACTCCATTAAAGTGCTCTTAGCGGCTATTTGGGTCAGGAATATGATGGTAACCCTCCATTGCTCACAGCACTTGAAGTTGTTTTGGGTGGATTTAAAGTTACTGTCTGTGAAGTCCCTATGTTGAGACCATTGAGGATTACGCCATTGGGTCCTTGAAGAAAAGAGCTCCCATTAAGAAAGACAGAAGAAGTACTGGCAGGCACTAGGTTTCCATTCAGCAAAACGCCAGAAGAACTTAAAGATATTTTAGTGTTTCCAAGCTGCTGCATGTACACTGGCTCCATATGATTGGGAAGGCTTAGATTGGTAGCTCCATCGGACGAGTTGGGGAGTGGATGTGGAGATAAATCCTCCTGCCCCTTACTGGATTCATCTTCTGTGCTAGGGTTGCCATCTGACTCACTATGGGGAAAGATGGAAATATATAGATATAACAATATCCAGTGATGTTTTTAAAGCAAGCCGTAAGTCCATTTAAGAGAcagtaaagatttaaaaaaataaataaaagtaaagcCAATCATGAGTAGTGTGAAACTTTACAGACTGGATTGTAGACCTGTAAGTATATTCTCTCTCTGTGGTCATCTACCCAAAATAATCAAAGGGAACTGCCTCAGGGCCATCTCTTTGCCTGCTAAATTGCCCTATGGAAtgatgtgtgcatgtgtgaaatCCAGCAACATCAAAAGGAAACAAGCTTACTTCCCTACCTCCTTTTCCCCCcctatttatttaggaagttaaTAAGTTTACAAATCcctgccatgtaaatatcagaaataaaataatcattACAACAATTagtttttgtttaaagagacattatacaGGAATCTGGTCTATTTAGCAGGATGTTACCATATTCCAGAATGAGCATCATTACAACACCTATATCATTcctagtgattttattaaattgagtgaaatctctATGTAGAGATATGTTAAATATGTGTATCGAATGCTACTATTCAAAAAAACTGAGCAGGTATGCTGAGTTTTTTGAATAATTTAATTTGAGTACTAAACAGAAGGTAACTaactatctatatatctatccgTCCTCTGTCTATTTTGCTGGATACATAATTGGTGTATTAAATTTTTCTGTAACCACAACCTCCCATATTTTTTCAACCATTCCCCAATGGTTGGGCTATTTTTCTTTTCCCAACAGGAGGCTACAAATGGCTGAGCAGCTTCTAGCAGATGAgagattaattcttcatttccttttgtgtgacCATTTCCACTAGGAGGCCCCAGAAAGATTACTAAAAGATTATTTGGTAATAACTATCCCTCAATTTGTGATATTTGGTTCCGGATTACATTCCAATACTCTCTAATGACAGGCTCTATCTTCTTAGTAACTAAAGGAAATCATTTACAGTAGcttagagggggagggaggaagtacAATCCATCTGGATGGAACCACCAATAAAACTATTTATCTGATCTTTAATTTAATGTAAaacacatgcttttttttttaaaagaaaaaatgtacaGTCTAACTTCTATGACAGATTTAAAGAATTAAAAATCCTCAAAATGAATTTATGATGGAAATAGCAAGAGATTTTTCATGACATTATTGCTAAAGGATGTTGCTCCAATGTAGATGAAATTAACATTATGAACAAAGTTTGACTGATAATTTATTACTACCTGTGCAGGTCTTTAATGCTTCCAGTTCATCATCATTTAGATGAACATACGAATGAAGAATTGACCAGTCCTGTCGATGCCACACTAAAGCAGGGAGAGTCCTAAGGAAATGAAGTTAGCATTTGAAACTAagtatatttttttcttgtaCTAATCGGTGACTTAGCACTTCATACTGTAAAGCTTTAGAGAGAAATATAAATTTTGTGACATTAAGAATCTCTTGTATATGAGAGCACGCATACAGACATACACAGATAATTGAGGGTCCTTATATTATTGGTATTCATTCTATttttaaggccccagttcaggaaagcacttaaacacatactttggtttcactgaaatcaatgggatctaagaacatgtttaactttaagcatttactttagtgctttcctgaatataGATACTTTCCAGAATCAGGGtctaatgcatttttatttacagGTATGTGCTGTACCTGGTAAACTCCTGGATGACTTCTATTCTTGGGTGATATACAACAATTCTTTTCTTTAACATCAGTGCAGTGAATAGGATAACTGTTTCCATACCAAACTGAGATACTATATCTACGAGACAGGAAAGAAAGACATTATGGTATCACAAGAGTATCTTCTggcaatatttctttaaaaattatg is a genomic window of Chrysemys picta bellii isolate R12L10 chromosome 7, ASM1138683v2, whole genome shotgun sequence containing:
- the DENND10 gene encoding DENN domain-containing protein 10 isoform X9 produces the protein MMESYIAVLTKGICQSEENGSFLSKDFDARKAYLAGSIKDIVSQFGMETVILFTALMLKKRIVVYHPRIEVIQEFTRTLPALVWHRQDWSILHSYVHLNDDELEALKTCTGYIAGFIDSKVSNRPDLYDVYVNLADSEITISQQAKEAMTMGKLHKEIGQLIVQSAEDPDKSDSQVIKDISLKTKEILTNLASFTEVSDDGEKPTLNFEALKQKRYPPATENFLYHLAAAEQMLKI
- the DENND10 gene encoding DENN domain-containing protein 10 isoform X8, whose translation is MKINCFTPLYLASIEDHGSISQQWKFKILQSWKRIYLKHGSPVKMMESYIAVLTKGICQSEENGSFLSKDFDARKAYLADIVSQFGMETVILFTALMLKKRIVVYHPRIEVIQEFTRTLPALVWHRQDWSILHSYVHLNDDELEALKTCTGYIAGFIDSKVSNRPDLYDVYVNLADSEITISQQAKEAMTMGKLHKEIGQLIVQSAEDPDKSDSQVIKDISLKTKEILTNLASFTEVSDDGEKPTLNFEALKQKRYPPATENFLYHLAAAEQMLKI
- the DENND10 gene encoding DENN domain-containing protein 10 isoform X10, with translation MMESYIAVLTKGICQSEENGSFLSKDFDARKAYLADIVSQFGMETVILFTALMLKKRIVVYHPRIEVIQEFTRTLPALVWHRQDWSILHSYVHLNDDELEALKTCTGYIAGFIDSKVSNRPDLYDVYVNLADSEITISQQAKEAMTMGKLHKEIGQLIVQSAEDPDKSDSQVIKDISLKTKEILTNLASFTEVSDDGEKPTLNFEALKQKRYPPATENFLYHLAAAEQMLKI